A region of Chloracidobacterium sp. DNA encodes the following proteins:
- the rlmB gene encoding 23S rRNA (guanosine(2251)-2'-O)-methyltransferase RlmB produces MKHKPPISRDKRRGNDPRPERERPQIATQNSNLIFGLLPVLEALRADNRRIDKVLLAEGAKEKRLSEIVDMCRSRSISFAWVPRETFAIHLESGINHQGVMAFTAASDYVETDDILDNAGETPLILLLDGVEDPRNLGAIIRVAECSAVDGIIIPERRAVGLTDTVAKSSAGAIEYVKVAKAVNLNRFIEKLKEKNIWVVGTSMDAEMEYSDWDWTRPSALVLGGEGSGLHRLVAENCDVLVKIPMYGKIDSLNVSVAAGVILFEAKRQRAKDK; encoded by the coding sequence ATGAAACACAAGCCACCGATTTCGCGAGATAAGAGACGAGGGAACGATCCACGTCCGGAGCGTGAACGCCCACAAATTGCTACGCAGAATTCAAATCTCATTTTCGGCCTGCTGCCAGTTCTCGAAGCCTTGCGGGCTGACAATCGCCGCATCGATAAGGTCTTACTTGCTGAAGGCGCGAAAGAAAAACGTTTGTCAGAGATCGTCGACATGTGCCGCTCGCGGTCAATTTCGTTTGCCTGGGTGCCGCGTGAAACTTTTGCAATACATCTCGAATCGGGGATAAATCACCAGGGCGTAATGGCGTTTACGGCTGCATCAGATTATGTCGAGACCGACGACATTCTGGACAATGCCGGCGAAACGCCGCTGATCCTCCTTCTCGACGGTGTCGAAGATCCGCGAAATTTGGGAGCCATTATTCGCGTTGCCGAATGCTCGGCTGTTGACGGTATCATCATTCCCGAACGGCGAGCCGTCGGTCTGACCGACACCGTCGCCAAATCCTCAGCCGGTGCCATCGAATATGTAAAGGTCGCCAAGGCCGTAAATCTGAACCGCTTTATCGAAAAATTGAAGGAGAAAAACATCTGGGTCGTCGGAACGAGTATGGACGCCGAGATGGAATATTCCGATTGGGACTGGACACGGCCAAGCGCTCTCGTACTTGGCGGCGAAGGCAGCGGTTTGCACAGGCTGGTTGCCGAGAACTGCGACGTCTTGGTAAAAATACCGATGTATGGAAAAATAGATTCCTTGAACGTATCGGTCGCCGCCGGCGTCATACTTTTCGAAGCAAAGCGACAGCGAGCGAAGGACAAATAA
- a CDS encoding NYN domain-containing protein, whose protein sequence is MQFDTTTSLSWQFGHRGRVAVFIDGNNLFHAARFHNIDIDYNKLLRLLLGDGRLLRAFFYTGVDVGAERQQGFLLWMRRNGFRVVQKELKTFYDGTRKANLDVEIAVDMLSLAGRYDTAVLVSGDEDFVYAINAVAYKGCRVEIAGFRSNTAPRLIDVGDFFIDLGEIADMIRKDVTQPGGYEIPSFVPAGSPANFESNFDEVESENIADFVPIRDQR, encoded by the coding sequence ATGCAGTTCGACACGACTACCAGTTTGTCCTGGCAGTTTGGGCATCGTGGCCGCGTCGCCGTTTTTATTGACGGCAACAATCTTTTTCATGCGGCACGCTTTCACAACATAGACATTGATTACAACAAGCTGCTGCGTCTACTCTTAGGCGACGGTCGCCTGCTGCGGGCGTTTTTCTACACTGGCGTCGATGTTGGTGCAGAACGCCAGCAGGGATTTCTGCTTTGGATGAGGCGAAACGGGTTCCGCGTCGTTCAAAAAGAACTAAAGACATTCTACGATGGCACACGAAAGGCCAATCTCGATGTAGAGATCGCAGTTGATATGCTCAGCCTTGCCGGTAGATACGATACAGCTGTGCTCGTTTCCGGTGACGAAGATTTTGTTTACGCTATCAACGCCGTTGCTTACAAAGGCTGCCGCGTCGAGATCGCCGGATTTCGCTCGAACACTGCGCCTCGGCTGATCGATGTAGGTGACTTTTTTATTGATCTCGGCGAAATCGCCGACATGATACGAAAGGATGTTACACAGCCTGGCGGCTACGAAATTCCGTCCTTTGTTCCGGCCGGCTCTCCGGCAAACTTTGAAAGCAATTTTGACGAAGTTGAATCGGAAAATATTGCCGATTTTGTGCCGATCAGAGATCAGAGATGA